A single genomic interval of Streptomyces sp. BA2 harbors:
- the mqnE gene encoding aminofutalosine synthase MqnE: MDAGLKRDLEQKVRDGERLSREDGIALYESDDLAWLGGLAHEVRTRKNGDVVHFNVNRHLNMTNVCTASCAYCSFQRKPGEKDAYTMRIEEAVRLAKAMEGENLTELHIVNGLHPNLPWRYYPRSLSELKKALPNVSLKAFTATEIHHFETISGMSASDILDELIEAGLESLTGGGAEIFDWEVRQHIVDHRTHWEDWSRIHRLAHEKGLKTPCTMLYGHIEEPRHRVDHVLRLRELQDETGGFQVFIPLRYQHDFVDMKDGKVRNRLQARTTMASGAEALKTFAVSRLLFDNVPHVKVFWVMHGLQTTQLALQHGADDMDGSVVEYKITHDADNFGTPNKLTREDLLDLIREAGFRPVERNTRYESIREYEGPDLSLRETPQAMRV; the protein is encoded by the coding sequence ATGGACGCAGGTCTCAAGCGCGATCTTGAGCAGAAGGTCCGGGACGGTGAGCGGCTGTCCCGCGAGGACGGCATCGCCCTCTACGAGTCGGACGATCTCGCCTGGCTCGGCGGTCTCGCCCACGAGGTGCGCACCCGCAAGAACGGCGACGTCGTGCACTTCAACGTCAACCGCCACCTCAACATGACGAACGTGTGCACCGCCTCGTGCGCGTACTGCTCGTTCCAGCGCAAGCCGGGCGAGAAGGACGCGTACACGATGCGCATCGAGGAGGCCGTCCGCCTCGCCAAGGCGATGGAGGGCGAGAACCTCACCGAGCTGCACATCGTCAACGGCCTGCACCCCAACCTGCCGTGGCGGTACTACCCGCGTTCGCTGAGCGAGCTCAAGAAGGCGCTCCCGAACGTCTCGTTGAAGGCGTTCACCGCCACGGAGATCCACCACTTCGAGACGATCTCCGGGATGTCGGCGTCCGACATCCTGGACGAGCTGATCGAGGCGGGCCTGGAGTCGCTCACCGGCGGCGGCGCGGAGATCTTCGACTGGGAGGTCCGCCAGCACATCGTCGACCACCGCACCCACTGGGAGGACTGGTCGCGCATCCACCGCCTCGCGCACGAGAAGGGTCTCAAGACCCCGTGCACGATGCTGTACGGCCACATCGAGGAGCCCCGGCACCGGGTCGACCACGTGCTGCGCCTTCGTGAACTCCAGGACGAGACCGGCGGGTTCCAGGTCTTCATCCCGCTGCGCTACCAGCACGACTTCGTGGACATGAAGGACGGCAAGGTCAGGAACCGCCTCCAGGCGCGGACGACCATGGCGTCGGGCGCCGAGGCCCTGAAGACCTTCGCGGTCTCGCGCCTCCTTTTCGACAACGTCCCGCACGTCAAGGTCTTCTGGGTCATGCACGGCCTGCAGACGACGCAGCTCGCGCTGCAGCACGGCGCGGACGACATGGACGGCTCGGTCGTCGAGTACAAGATCACGCATGACGCGGACAACTTCGGCACGCCGAACAAGCTGACGCGCGAGGACCTGCTCGACCTGATCCGCGAGGCGGGCTTCCGCCCCGTCGAGCGGAACACGCGCTACGAGTCGATCCGTGAGTACGAGGGTCCTGACCTGTCGCTGCGAGAGACGCCGCAGGCGATGCGGGTCTGA
- a CDS encoding GNAT family N-acetyltransferase has product MTLTFRLDPEIDPALRDGVLALWVDVSNADGAVGFVPPVTVDDIRPEWLKRLAQLSKGETRLLVGYDEDGAVAATAFLAYNTHRLMTHWIWLYVVMVHPKHQGKGYGRDLMAAAADAARGLDGIEAIRLTCRGGTGVDRFYESCGYKEVGRVPGAIRVAPGDDRDDITMLLPLG; this is encoded by the coding sequence ATGACACTTACCTTCCGGCTGGACCCGGAGATCGACCCCGCCCTCCGTGACGGCGTCCTCGCCCTCTGGGTCGACGTGTCCAACGCCGACGGGGCCGTCGGTTTCGTACCGCCCGTGACGGTCGACGACATCCGGCCCGAGTGGCTCAAGCGCCTGGCCCAGCTGAGCAAGGGAGAGACCCGGCTGCTCGTCGGGTACGACGAGGACGGCGCCGTCGCCGCGACCGCCTTCCTCGCGTACAACACGCACCGGCTGATGACGCACTGGATCTGGCTGTACGTGGTGATGGTGCATCCCAAGCACCAGGGCAAGGGATACGGGCGCGACCTGATGGCCGCCGCGGCAGACGCGGCACGCGGGCTCGACGGCATCGAGGCGATACGGCTGACCTGCCGGGGCGGCACGGGAGTCGACCGGTTCTACGAGTCGTGCGGATACAAGGAGGTCGGGCGTGTGCCCGGCGCGATCCGCGTCGCCCCCGGTGACGACCGGGACGACATCACCATGCTTCTCCCGCTCGGCTGA
- a CDS encoding DUF4229 domain-containing protein has translation MLRYTLMRLGVFVGCFFAVWGLVYVGALPKGLGDSNLLWVLLLALVISAPISFVVLRKERDRASVQVVERVERTKANLEANRTQEDLADDAARAAKS, from the coding sequence ATGCTCCGCTACACGCTGATGCGCCTCGGGGTCTTCGTGGGCTGCTTTTTCGCGGTCTGGGGACTTGTCTATGTCGGGGCCCTGCCGAAGGGGCTCGGGGACTCCAACCTCCTCTGGGTCCTGCTGCTCGCCCTCGTCATCTCCGCGCCCATCAGCTTCGTGGTGCTGCGCAAGGAGCGCGACCGTGCGTCGGTCCAGGTCGTCGAGCGCGTGGAGCGCACCAAGGCCAACCTGGAGGCGAACCGCACCCAGGAGGACCTCGCCGACGACGCGGCCCGTGCTGCGAAGTCATAG
- a CDS encoding cation:dicarboxylate symporter family transporter → MSANSPVSPADKVEQPKSGSRIPKFLKLPFWAQILGGLVLGVLLGWLARSQDVSWLVTTLDKVGSTFIGLLKLAVAPLVFFAILVSITNLRKVNNAARLASQTLVWFMITSLIAVVIGLAIGLITNPGAGTGLTPKDGAKPETSGSWIDFLTGIIPTDVITPFTELNVLQIVFMAAVAGVAVLKIGDKAQPILDLSESVLALLQKALWWVIKLSPIGTIGLIGFAIADYGWDLISKYATFTADIYIGCALVMFGVYPLLLSTVAKVNPLQFFKGAWPAIQLAFVSRSSVGTMPVTQKVTERLGVPKEYTSFAVPFGATTKMDGCAAIYPAIAAIFVAQIFDVQVGIKEYLLIAFVSVVGSAATAGLTGATVMLTLTLSTLGLPMEGVGLLLAIDPVLDMMRTATNVAGQAAVPVIVAAREKILDREAYENASASPLDEFDGSVDEPQAVPAAA, encoded by the coding sequence GTGTCCGCGAACTCCCCCGTATCCCCGGCCGACAAGGTCGAGCAGCCGAAGTCCGGCTCCCGGATACCCAAGTTCCTCAAGCTGCCCTTCTGGGCCCAGATCCTCGGCGGTCTGGTCCTCGGTGTCCTGCTCGGCTGGCTGGCCCGCAGCCAGGACGTGTCCTGGCTCGTCACCACCCTGGACAAGGTCGGAAGCACCTTCATCGGGCTCCTGAAGCTGGCGGTCGCCCCGCTCGTCTTCTTCGCGATCCTGGTGTCGATCACCAACCTGCGCAAGGTCAACAACGCGGCGCGGCTCGCCTCGCAGACGCTGGTCTGGTTCATGATCACGTCGCTGATCGCGGTCGTCATCGGCCTCGCGATCGGGCTCATCACGAACCCGGGCGCCGGCACCGGCCTCACCCCGAAGGACGGCGCCAAGCCGGAGACCTCGGGCTCCTGGATCGACTTCCTCACCGGGATCATCCCGACGGACGTCATCACGCCGTTCACCGAGCTCAACGTCCTGCAGATCGTCTTCATGGCCGCCGTCGCCGGTGTCGCCGTACTGAAGATCGGTGACAAGGCGCAGCCGATCCTGGACCTGAGCGAGTCGGTGCTCGCCCTCCTCCAGAAGGCCCTGTGGTGGGTCATCAAGCTCTCGCCGATCGGCACCATCGGCCTCATCGGCTTCGCCATCGCCGACTACGGCTGGGACCTGATCAGCAAGTACGCGACGTTCACCGCCGACATCTACATCGGCTGCGCCCTGGTGATGTTCGGCGTCTACCCGCTGCTGCTCTCCACGGTCGCCAAGGTCAACCCGCTGCAGTTCTTCAAGGGCGCCTGGCCCGCGATCCAGCTCGCCTTCGTCTCGCGCTCCTCGGTCGGCACGATGCCGGTCACCCAGAAGGTCACCGAGCGGCTCGGCGTACCGAAGGAGTACACGTCCTTCGCGGTGCCGTTCGGCGCCACCACGAAGATGGACGGCTGCGCCGCGATCTACCCGGCGATCGCCGCGATCTTCGTCGCGCAGATCTTCGACGTGCAGGTGGGCATCAAGGAGTACCTGCTCATCGCGTTCGTCTCGGTGGTGGGTTCCGCGGCGACGGCCGGTCTGACCGGCGCCACGGTCATGCTGACGCTGACCCTGTCGACGCTGGGCCTCCCGATGGAGGGCGTGGGTCTGCTGCTCGCCATCGACCCGGTCCTGGACATGATGCGCACGGCCACGAACGTGGCGGGACAGGCCGCTGTTCCGGTGATCGTCGCCGCCCGCGAGAAGATTCTCGACCGTGAGGCCTACGAGAACGCGTCGGCTTCGCCGCTCGACGAGTTCGACGGGTCTGTCGACGAGCCCCAGGCGGTGCCTGCCGCCGCCTGA
- a CDS encoding ABC transporter permease, which translates to MSSLSLAVRDSSTMLRRNLLHVRRYPSLTLNVLLTPVMLLLLFVYIFGDVMSAGIGGGGADRSDYIAYIVPGILLMTIGGTTVGTAVSVSMDMTEGIIARFRTMAIHRGSVLIGHVVGSVLQAVASVVLVGAVGVAIGFRSTDATALEWLAAFGLLVLFALALTWVAVGMGLASPNVEAASNNAMPMILLPLLSSAFIPVDSMPGWFQPIAEYQPFTPAIETLRGLLLGSEIGNSGWITIAWCVALSALGYHWSKAIYNRDPK; encoded by the coding sequence ATGAGCTCCCTCTCCCTCGCCGTCCGCGACTCGTCCACGATGCTGCGACGCAACCTCCTGCACGTCCGGCGCTACCCCTCCCTCACCCTGAACGTCCTGCTCACCCCGGTCATGCTGCTGCTGCTCTTCGTCTACATCTTCGGCGACGTGATGAGCGCGGGCATCGGCGGCGGCGGAGCGGACCGCTCCGACTACATCGCCTACATCGTCCCGGGCATCCTGCTGATGACCATCGGCGGCACCACCGTCGGCACCGCCGTCTCCGTCTCCATGGACATGACCGAGGGCATCATCGCCCGCTTCCGCACCATGGCCATCCACCGCGGATCCGTACTCATCGGGCACGTCGTCGGCAGCGTGCTGCAGGCGGTCGCCAGCGTGGTCCTCGTGGGCGCCGTCGGCGTCGCCATCGGCTTCCGGTCCACGGACGCGACGGCGCTGGAGTGGCTGGCCGCGTTCGGGCTGCTCGTCCTGTTCGCCCTGGCACTGACCTGGGTCGCCGTCGGCATGGGACTGGCCAGCCCGAACGTCGAGGCCGCCAGCAACAACGCGATGCCGATGATCCTGCTGCCGCTCCTGTCCAGCGCCTTCATCCCGGTCGACTCCATGCCGGGCTGGTTCCAGCCGATCGCCGAGTACCAGCCGTTCACCCCGGCCATCGAGACCCTGCGCGGCCTGCTCCTCGGCAGCGAGATCGGCAACAGCGGGTGGATCACGATCGCCTGGTGCGTGGCGCTCTCCGCGCTCGGCTACCACTGGTCGAAGGCGATCTACAACCGCGACCCGAAGTAG
- a CDS encoding ATP-binding cassette domain-containing protein: MSTSSQNNGTPPSAAVSAVGLRKSYGDKTVLDGIDLSIPAGSVFALLGPNGAGKTTAVKILSTLITADGGQAQVAGHDIATSPDGVRAAIGVTGQFSAVDGLITGEENMLLMADLHHISRREGRRVTAELLERFDLTEAAKKPASTYSGGMKRRLDIAMTLVGNPRIIFLDEPTTGLDPRSRHNMWGIIRELVSDGVTVFLTTQYLEEADELADRIAVLNDGKIAAEGTAEELKRLIPGGHVRLRFTDPTAYQSAAAALHEVTRDDEALSLQIPSDGTQRELRSILDWLDSADIEADELTVHTPDLDDVFFALTGPAGIPNQPKENVR; encoded by the coding sequence ATGTCCACGTCCAGCCAGAACAACGGCACCCCGCCCTCGGCCGCAGTCTCCGCCGTCGGCCTGCGCAAGTCCTACGGCGACAAGACGGTCCTCGACGGCATCGATCTCAGCATCCCCGCGGGGTCGGTGTTCGCGCTGCTCGGGCCGAACGGCGCCGGCAAGACCACCGCCGTGAAGATCCTCTCCACCCTCATCACCGCCGACGGCGGCCAGGCCCAAGTCGCGGGCCACGACATCGCCACATCACCGGACGGCGTGCGCGCCGCGATCGGTGTCACCGGCCAGTTCTCCGCCGTCGACGGACTGATCACCGGCGAGGAGAACATGCTCCTCATGGCCGACCTGCACCACATCTCACGACGCGAAGGCCGACGGGTCACCGCCGAACTCCTTGAACGCTTCGACCTCACCGAGGCCGCCAAGAAGCCCGCCTCCACCTACTCCGGCGGCATGAAGCGCCGCCTGGACATCGCCATGACCTTGGTCGGCAACCCGCGGATCATCTTCCTCGACGAACCCACCACCGGCCTCGACCCCCGCAGCCGCCACAACATGTGGGGCATCATCCGCGAGCTCGTCTCCGACGGCGTCACCGTCTTCCTCACCACCCAGTACCTGGAAGAGGCCGACGAACTCGCCGACCGCATCGCGGTGTTGAACGACGGCAAGATCGCCGCCGAAGGCACCGCCGAAGAACTCAAGCGGCTCATCCCCGGAGGCCACGTACGCCTCCGCTTCACCGACCCGACCGCCTACCAGTCGGCCGCCGCGGCACTGCACGAAGTCACCCGCGACGACGAAGCCCTGTCACTCCAGATCCCCAGCGACGGCACCCAGCGCGAGCTGCGCTCCATCCTCGACTGGCTCGACTCCGCCGACATCGAGGCCGACGAACTGACCGTGCACACCCCCGACCTCGACGACGTCTTCTTCGCCCTGACCGGCCCGGCCGGCATCCCCAACCAGCCCAAGGAGAACGTCCGATGA